Proteins encoded in a region of the Perca fluviatilis chromosome 6, GENO_Pfluv_1.0, whole genome shotgun sequence genome:
- the rtn4r gene encoding reticulon-4 receptor gives MKSVIIDGGRLLFLVMWLNIVPQSDSCPAKCVCYSEPKPTVACQQHGLFSIPTEIPVRSQRIYLQSNKLTVVRSTSFSSCHNLTVLWLYSNNISYIEAGAFYGLERLEELDIGDNSNLRTINPTAFRGLTKLHTLHLHRCGLSELPVGVFRGMFSLQYLYLQDNNILTLHDDTFLDLANLTYLYLHNNKIKIVTDNMFRGLVNLDRLLLHQNRVIYVQPRAFSDLGKLKSLFLFFNNLTVLTGETMDALESLQYLRLNGNQWICDCRARTLWDWFKRFKGSSSELECIVPEFLAGKDLKRLKSEDLEGCVETPQIQTNLFNSKGQSGKFSSTENPLGDTIPRCCLGDNDKSSILSGKSRQITNNPLKEKENMSKTKYKEPERTKNETQNKQNDGPLGTLSNTLDKSLENLNPELIDNLESSTASNKKKKKCSKKPKSDAHCIKGRGSTLQVLHFLFIPMIWISLAMS, from the coding sequence GGGGGCGACTCCTGTTTCTGGTGATGTGGCTGAACATTGTGCCTCAAAGTGACAGCTGCCCTGCAAAGTGTGTGTGCTACAGTGAGCCCAAGCCCACTGTGGCCTGCCAACAACACGGACTGTTTTCCATTCCTACTGAGATCCCCGTGCGGAGCCAGCGGATATATCTCCAGAGCAACAAGCTAACAGTGGTGAGGTCCACCAGCTTCAGCTCTTGCCACAATCTTACTGTTCTCTGGCTATACTCCAACAACATCAGCTACATCGAGGCTGGTGCCTTTTACGGCTTGGAAAGACTGGAGGAACTGGACATTGGAGACAACAGCAACCTCCGCACCATCAACCCTACAGCCTTCCGGGGCTTAACTAAGCTGCACACCCTCCACTTGCACAGGTGTGGCCTGTCAGAGCTCCCCGTTGGGGTTTTCCGAGGAATGTTCTCCCTACAGTACCTTTACCTGCAGGACAATAACATTCTAACCCTGCATGATGACACCTTTCTGGACCTTGCCAACCTCACCTATCTCTATCTGCACAATAACAAGATCAAGATAGTAACAGACAACATGTTTCGAGGCTTAGTCAATCTGGACAGGCTGCTGCTACACCAGAACCGGGTTATCTATGTCCAACCAAGGGCTTTTAGTGATCTTGGTAAGCTTAAATCCTTGTTCTTGTTCTTTAACAATCTCACTGTCTTGACGGGGGAGACCATGGATGCGCTGGAGTCTCTCCAGTATTTGCGTTTGAACGGGAACCAGTGGATCTGTGACTGCCGAGCGAGGACCTTGTGGGACTGGTTCAAACGTTTCAAAGGTTCCAGTTCTGAGTTGGAGTGCATTGTTCCTGAATTCCTGGCAGGAAAGGACCTGAAACGGCTGAAAAGTGAAGACTTAGAGGGGTGTGTGGAAACGCCTCAAATCCAGACCAATCTCTTCAACTCCAAGGGACAGTCAGGGAAATTCTCTTCCACCGAAAATCCTCTCGGGGACACCATTCCCAGATGTTGCCTTGGAGATAATGACAAGTCCTCCATCCTGTCTGGCAAAAGCCGCCAAATCACTAACAACCCCCTTAAGGAAAAGGAGAACATGTCTAAGACTAAGTATAAGGAGCCGGAACGAACGAAAAATGAGACCCAAAACAAGCAGAATGATGGACCACTGGGAACCTTGTCCAACACCCTGGACAAGTCCTTGGAAAATCTAAACCCTGAGCTTATAGACAATCTGGAATCATCTACAGcatcaaacaaaaagaaaaagaagtgcTCCAAAAAGCCCAAATCAGACGCCCACTGCATCAAAGGCCGAGGTTCTACTTTGCAAGTGTTGCACTTTCTCTTCATTCCCATGATCTGGATATCTCTAGCCATGTCTTAG